A genomic region of Magnolia sinica isolate HGM2019 chromosome 6, MsV1, whole genome shotgun sequence contains the following coding sequences:
- the LOC131249404 gene encoding protein LIFEGUARD 4-like, whose protein sequence is MWALTYGKTGDVETGARLLQPMMLESQELRWAFIRKIYSIIIVQMLLTIAVAAIVVTVRPISNFVLSRPGLGLYIFIIILPFIVLCPLYYYSQRHPVNFLLLGLFTVSISFTVGLSCAFTVGKVILESVILTTVVVISLTLYTFWAARRGQDFNFLRTLVFSTISVLMLFIVIQIFFPMGKLSVMIYSGLMKHYKYDEYIWASVTLYLDILNLFLALLSLFRAKSR, encoded by the exons ATGTGGGCCCTAACGTACGGAAAAACCGGCGACGTTGAGACCGGTGCTCGACTCCTCCAACCGATGATGCTCGAGAGCCAAGAGCTGCGGTGGGCCTTCATTAGGAAGATATACTCCATCATCATCGTCCAGATGCTGCTGACCATTGCCGTCGCTGCAATAGTCGTCACCGTCCGCCCCATCTCGAACTTCGTCTTGTCGAGGCCTGGGCTGGGCCTctacatcttcatcatcatcctgCCGTTCATCG TTCTATGTCCTCTGTATTACTATTCTCAGCGGCATCCTGTGAATTTTCTTCTCCTTGGCCTGTTTACAGTGTCTATTAGCTTCACCGTCGGGCTGTCGTGTGCATTCACCGTCG GGAAGGTTATTTTAGAATCTGTTATTTTAACGACTGTGGTGGTCATAAGCCTCACACTCTACACGTTCTGGGCTGCTAGGAGAGGCCAAGATTTCAACTTCCTTAGAACGCTCGTGTTTTCTACCATATCGGTGCTGATGTTGTTCATCGTCATCCAG ATCTTCTTCCCAATGGGTAAACTATCAGTGATGATATATAGCGGCCTGATGAAGCACTACAAATATGATGAGTATATATGGGCCTCTGTCACTTTGTATCTCGACATCCTTAACCTTTTCTTGGCACTGCTTTCACTCTTCAGAGCTAAGAGTAGATGA
- the LOC131249405 gene encoding leucine-rich repeat extensin-like protein 3: MIRWKSPYPNPSMIPIIIIIFFFSILSLNHSQPIQNPNLQQAYVALLAWKSLIFSDPKNLTSNWNGPNVCSYTGVFCAPSIHNPFITVVAGIDLNHADIAGSLPEELGLLTDLALLHLNSNRFCGTIPESFSHLLLLFEIDLSNNHFAGPFPHVLLSLPSLKYLDIRYNEFGGEIPSQLFDLDLDAIFINNNKFQSALPANIGNSPVSVLVAANNYLNGCLPSSLGKMAGTLNEIILLNDGLTSCLPPEIGALGGVTVFDVGFNKLVGPLPETVGNMISLEQLNVAHNQLSGSIPASVCSLPRLENFTFSYNYFNVEPSVCFGIPNKDDRKNCIAGRPMQRAKAECDSFLSIPISCTAFGCATPQSPTPTGCGDVFGCLGQPPPPPSPVYCIGLECLEMPPHPFPPFLMPPHPFPPLPMPPPPSIDCDDPYGCWPTSPPPPIDCDDAYGCWPTSPPSPPLPEMLLPPIFPDHP; the protein is encoded by the coding sequence ATGATCAGATGGAAATCTCCATATCCCAATCCATCTATGATCCcgatcatcataatcatcttcttcttctccatacTCTCACTCAATCACTCCCAACCCATACAAAACCCTAATCTCCAACAAGCCTACGTAGCTCTCCTTGCATGGAAATCTCTCATCTTCTCAGATCCCAAAAACCTAACTTCCAACTGGAATGGCCCCAACGTCTGCTCCTACACCGGCGTCTTCTGTGCACCGTCCATTCACAACCCTTTCATCACTGTCGTCGCCGGCATCGACCTCAACCATGCCGACATCGCCGGCTCCCTCCCAGAAGAACTCGGCCTCCTCACCGATCTTGCACTCCTCCACCTCAACTCCAATCGCTTCTGTGGGACAATCCCAGAAAGCTTTTCCCACCTTCTCCTCCTCTTCGAAATCGACCTCAGCAACAACCACTTCGCAGGCCCATTTCCGCACgtgctcctctctctcccttcattgAAATATCTAGATATCCGTTACAACGAGTTCGGAGGTGAAATCCCATCCCAGCTCTTCGATCTCGATCTCGATGCTATCTTCATCAACAACAACAAGTTCCAGTCCGCCTTACCAGCGAATATCGGTAACTCGCCGGTTTCAGTTCTTGTTGCAGCTAATAACTACCTTAACGGTTGCTTGCCGTCGAGTTTGGGAAAAATGGCGGGAACTTTGAATGAGATTATTCTCTTGAATGACGGGCTTACGTCGTGCTTGCCGCCGGAGATTGGAGCATTGGGAGGAGTTACTGTCTTCGATGTCGGGTTTAATAAGCTGGTGGGTCCGTTGCCGGAGACGGTGGGTAATATGATCAGCTTAGAGCAGCTGAATGTCGCGCATAACCAGCTCTCCGGCAGTATTCCAGCGAGTGTTTGTTCATTGCCGAGATTGGAGAATTTCACATTCTCTTATAACTATTTCAACGTGGAGCCATctgtttgttttggaatccctaATAAGGATGATCGGAAGAATTGTATCGCTGGCCGGCCTATGCAGAGGGCGAAAGCTGAATGTGATTCTTTTCTGTCGATTCCAATTAGCTGCACCGCATTTGGTTGTGCGACGCCACAGTCTCCGACACCGACAGGCTGTGGTGATGTGTTTGGATGTTTGGGGCAACCACCTCCGCCACCATCGCCAGTATATTGTATTGGTTTGGAGTGTTTGGAGATGCCGCCGCATCCGTTCCCACCATTTCTGATGCCGCCGCATCCATTTCCACCATTGCCAATGCCGCCACCGCCGTCGATAGACTGTGATGATCCCTATGGGTGCTGGCCAACATCGCCACCGCCACCGATAGACTGTGATGATGCTTATGGTTGCTGGCCAACATCGCCACCATCACCACCATTGCCAGAAATGCTGCTACCGCCAATATTTCCAGATCATCCTTAG
- the LOC131249403 gene encoding protein LIFEGUARD 2-like translates to MWVPAYGKTGDVETGARPLYPLMLENPELRWAFIRKIYSILTIQMLLTIAVATTVVTVRPISHFFVSSGVGLGLYIFIIILPFIVICPLYYYYQWHPVNFLLLGVFTVSLSFAVGLTCAFTSGKVILESVILTTAVVVSLTLYTFWAARRGHDFNFLGPFLFSAIIVLVVFSLIQMLFPMGKLTMMIYGGLAAIVFSGYIIYDTDNLIKRYSYDEYIWAAVSLYLDIINLFLSLLTLFRAADS, encoded by the exons ATGTGGGTCCCAGCGTACGGCAAGACCGGCGACGTCGAGACCGGTGCTCGGCCACTCTATCCGTTGATGCTCGAGAACCCAGAGCTGCGGTGGGCCTTCATTAGGAAGATATActccatcctcaccatccagatgcTGCTGACCATTGCCGTTGCTACAACAGTCGTCACCGTCCGCCCTATCTCCCACTTCTTCGTCTCGTCGGGGGTGGGGCTGGGCCTctacatcttcatcatcatcctgCCGTTCATTG TTATCTGTCCTCTGTATTACTATTATCAATGGCATCCTGTGAACTTCCTTCTCCTTGGTGTGTTTACGGTGTCTCTCAGCTTCGCCGTCGGGCTGACGTGCGCATTCACCAGTG GGAAGGTTATTTTAGAATCTGTTATTTTAACGACTGCGGTGGTCGTGAGTCTCACGCTCTACACATTCTGGGCTGCTAGGAGAGGCCATGATTTCAACTTCCTTGGACCATTCTTGTTTTCCGCCATAATAGTGCTGGTGGTGTTCTCCCTCATCCAG ATGCTGTTCCCAATGGGTAAACTAACAATGATGATATATGGTGGCTTGGCGGCAATTGTATTCTCTGGGTACATCATATATGACACGGACAACCTGATAAAGCGCTACTCGTATGATGAGTATATATGGGCCGCCGTATCTTTGTATCTCGACATCATTAACCTTTTCCTGTCACTCCTCACACTCTTCAGAGCAGCTGATAGTTGA